One segment of Pseudomonadota bacterium DNA contains the following:
- a CDS encoding HD domain-containing protein has protein sequence MHGEDTLDLIKMALNKREEEYLSPIAVLSSKCLRREYEEGRDLSYRQDFSIDIDRILYSLAYTRYIDKTQVFYLIKNDHITHRVLHVQLVSKVARTIGRFLGLNEDLIEAISLGHDIGHTPFGHDGEIFLSELCKESGIDHFLHNVQSVQFLDKVERKGKGWNLSLQTLDGILCHDGEIHNQSLAPQRKKNFDKHEQEIAVKKKSPDTKLIPMTLEGCVVRIADTISYIGRDIEDAIRLNIIKRDDLPKDSAKILGDTNGTITYNLVTDVINNSFQNICIAFSPDVSEALKRLKAFSMERIYLNPVIKKHFNLIKTLFRMLFEKYLSDIENKNRQSVIFTSFLEDMSKDYIDNYKNEEIVRDFIAGMTDRYFLQQCPEEMRPVPEIR, from the coding sequence ATGCATGGGGAAGATACCCTTGATTTAATAAAAATGGCTTTAAATAAAAGAGAAGAAGAATATCTTTCTCCTATTGCAGTCTTAAGTTCAAAGTGCCTGCGCCGGGAATATGAAGAAGGAAGAGATCTTAGTTACAGGCAGGATTTTTCTATAGATATAGACAGAATCCTTTATTCGCTTGCCTACACGCGATATATTGACAAGACTCAGGTTTTTTATCTGATAAAAAACGACCATATAACACACAGAGTTCTTCATGTTCAACTGGTGTCCAAGGTTGCGCGGACTATAGGCCGCTTTTTAGGATTAAATGAAGATTTGATAGAAGCCATATCTCTTGGTCATGATATCGGCCATACTCCCTTTGGGCATGATGGTGAAATATTTCTGTCGGAACTTTGCAAAGAAAGCGGAATCGATCATTTTTTGCATAATGTTCAAAGTGTCCAGTTTTTAGACAAGGTTGAACGAAAGGGAAAGGGGTGGAATCTTTCACTTCAGACACTTGATGGGATTTTATGCCATGACGGAGAAATTCATAACCAAAGCCTTGCACCTCAAAGGAAGAAAAATTTTGATAAGCATGAGCAGGAAATAGCAGTTAAGAAAAAGAGTCCTGACACAAAGCTGATCCCTATGACTCTGGAAGGTTGTGTGGTTCGAATAGCGGATACAATAAGTTATATAGGCCGCGATATAGAAGATGCAATAAGGCTAAATATTATAAAAAGAGATGACCTTCCAAAAGATAGTGCCAAAATACTTGGAGATACTAATGGTACAATAACATATAACCTTGTAACAGATGTAATTAATAACAGCTTCCAGAATATTTGTATTGCTTTCAGCCCTGATGTTTCGGAAGCATTAAAGCGATTAAAAGCATTCAGCATGGAGCGCATTTACCTTAATCCTGTAATTAAAAAGCATTTTAATCTTATAAAAACACTATTTAGAATGCTTTTTGAAAAATATCTTTCCGATATAGAAAATAAAAACAGGCAGTCTGTGATTTTTACAAGCTTTCTGGAAGACATGTCTAAAGATTATATCGACAACTATAAGAATGAAGAAATAGTCAGGGATTTTATAGCAGGAATGACGGATAGGTATTTTCTACAGCAATGCCCGGAAGAGATGAGGCCAGTTCCTGAAATAAGATGA
- a CDS encoding tetratricopeptide repeat protein: MNKDFIKSIIILFSLICFSGCSVPITNSFSKATIVNESDFPENKYFYFTESQILKKKGDLKKATEYMEQALQLDPESLFLKGELVNLYLQKKENDKALFIVEDVLKKEPENIGALILFGKIKHSLNETDDARKIYEKIVETNPNEKNIYLLLGSIYLDKKDFVKAEGLFEKLVKNFPDYYLGYFYLGKIYVESGNLIEAEKSFNKAIKLKPDMDESRYELINIYKIKNENEKMIQVLKEMLENNPHNIRAALDLGCFYKKNNMRKEAEKILFNLGEKSLADFDVILNLIQFYLNTRRYNDAILILEDIQKGAPDNSDLNYTSGLFFLAINNEDAALKQFLKVKNDSKFYFDMVFKTSLIYQSKGMIKEALSFIKDAIAKEPGNPNFQYYLSLFYEDLKDYENAEKALLSAIEKDPNDPVFYFRLGVIYDKWGKKDKTIEQMKKVIKIDPQNADALNYLGYTYAEMEKYLNEAEQLILEAMKHKPGDGYITDSLGWVYFKKGKYLKAVDVLKKAVDLVPEDSVVLEHLGDAYMKINDINNALDTYSRSLKFKKEDREVLIKKIQEISGKEL, encoded by the coding sequence ATGAACAAAGATTTTATAAAATCCATTATAATACTTTTTTCCCTAATTTGTTTTTCAGGATGTTCTGTTCCTATTACAAATTCCTTTTCAAAAGCAACAATCGTAAACGAAAGCGATTTTCCTGAAAACAAATATTTTTATTTTACGGAATCACAGATATTAAAAAAAAAGGGAGATCTTAAAAAAGCTACAGAATACATGGAACAAGCGCTTCAACTTGATCCTGAATCGCTTTTTTTAAAAGGTGAGCTTGTCAATTTATATCTTCAGAAGAAAGAAAATGATAAAGCATTATTTATAGTGGAAGATGTACTTAAAAAGGAACCTGAAAACATAGGCGCGCTCATTTTATTTGGGAAGATAAAGCATTCACTTAATGAAACAGATGATGCCAGAAAGATATATGAAAAGATAGTAGAGACAAACCCCAATGAAAAAAACATATACTTGCTGCTTGGCAGTATTTACCTTGATAAAAAGGATTTTGTTAAGGCAGAAGGGCTCTTTGAAAAGCTTGTAAAGAATTTTCCTGATTACTATCTTGGATATTTTTACCTTGGCAAAATTTATGTAGAAAGTGGCAACCTGATAGAAGCTGAAAAGAGTTTTAATAAAGCGATAAAACTAAAACCGGATATGGATGAGTCACGCTATGAGCTTATAAATATATATAAGATAAAAAATGAAAATGAAAAAATGATTCAGGTTTTAAAAGAAATGCTGGAAAATAATCCTCATAACATAAGAGCGGCCCTTGATCTTGGGTGCTTTTATAAAAAGAATAATATGCGAAAAGAAGCCGAAAAGATTTTGTTCAATCTTGGTGAAAAGAGCCTTGCCGATTTTGATGTCATACTTAATTTAATTCAGTTCTATCTGAATACGCGTAGATATAATGACGCTATATTAATTCTTGAAGATATCCAAAAAGGTGCCCCTGATAATTCCGATTTGAATTACACTAGCGGGCTTTTCTTTTTGGCAATAAACAATGAAGATGCTGCTCTTAAACAATTTCTTAAAGTGAAAAATGACTCAAAATTTTATTTTGATATGGTTTTCAAGACTTCGCTTATTTATCAGAGTAAAGGAATGATTAAAGAAGCTCTATCCTTTATTAAAGATGCTATTGCAAAAGAGCCGGGAAATCCTAATTTTCAATATTATCTTAGCTTGTTTTATGAAGATCTTAAAGACTATGAAAATGCCGAAAAAGCTCTTTTAAGTGCTATAGAAAAGGATCCGAATGACCCTGTTTTTTATTTTCGTCTTGGAGTTATTTATGATAAATGGGGAAAAAAAGATAAAACTATTGAACAGATGAAAAAGGTTATCAAAATTGATCCTCAAAATGCGGATGCCTTGAATTATCTTGGTTATACCTATGCCGAGATGGAAAAATACCTTAATGAAGCAGAACAGCTGATTTTAGAAGCGATGAAACATAAGCCGGGAGACGGGTATATAACCGATAGCCTGGGATGGGTATATTTCAAGAAAGGAAAGTATTTAAAGGCTGTTGATGTTCTGAAAAAAGCAGTAGACCTTGTTCCTGAAGATTCGGTTGTTTTAGAACATCTTGGAGATGCTTACATGAAAATTAATGATATTAATAATGCCCTTGATACATACAGCCGTTCGCTTAAGTTCAAAAAAGAAGACAGGGAAGTTTTAATAAAGAAAATTCAGGAGATTTCAGGAAAAGAGTTATAA
- a CDS encoding RNA polymerase factor sigma-32: MTNEKKKKEGDAKKDIIKYDPLQRYMMEVSRHNLLSREREYDLAVKVFDHDDKEAAYEIVTSNLRLVVKIALEFQRVWMQNLLDLIQEGNIGLMQAVKKFDPYKNVKFSYYASFWIKAYILKFIMDNWRLVKIGTTQGQRKLFFKLKKEKQDLIDQGFDPKPKLLSERLGVTEKEIVDMDQRLDGWDVSLNAPLSDESDSEKIEHISYDSVSAEDQVAKKQMDHLIYNKIEELRKLMTKRENEIFDLRIFSDSPATLQEIGDRYGISRERVRQLEKNIINKMREFIKEELPDLVSYLT; encoded by the coding sequence ATGACAAATGAAAAGAAAAAAAAAGAAGGGGATGCAAAAAAGGATATAATAAAATATGATCCTTTGCAGCGTTATATGATGGAGGTAAGCAGGCATAATCTGCTGTCGAGAGAAAGAGAGTACGATCTTGCCGTAAAAGTTTTTGATCATGATGATAAGGAGGCGGCATATGAGATTGTCACTTCAAATCTTAGGCTTGTTGTAAAAATAGCTCTTGAATTTCAAAGGGTATGGATGCAAAATCTTTTAGACCTTATTCAGGAAGGAAACATTGGGCTAATGCAGGCAGTAAAAAAATTTGATCCTTATAAAAATGTTAAATTTTCATATTATGCTTCTTTTTGGATTAAAGCGTATATTTTAAAATTTATAATGGACAACTGGCGGCTGGTGAAAATCGGCACTACCCAGGGCCAGAGAAAATTGTTTTTTAAACTCAAAAAGGAGAAACAAGATCTTATTGATCAGGGTTTTGATCCAAAGCCCAAGCTTTTATCCGAAAGGTTAGGAGTTACCGAGAAGGAAATTGTTGATATGGATCAAAGGCTTGACGGATGGGATGTTTCTCTTAACGCTCCTTTATCAGATGAATCGGATTCTGAAAAAATTGAGCACATCAGTTATGATTCCGTTTCTGCTGAAGATCAGGTTGCCAAAAAGCAGATGGATCATCTGATATATAATAAAATAGAAGAATTGCGAAAGCTGATGACGAAAAGAGAAAATGAAATTTTTGATCTTAGAATATTTTCAGACAGTCCTGCAACCCTCCAGGAAATAGGAGATCGTTACGGTATTTCAAGGGAGCGGGTGCGTCAGCTTGAGAAGAATATAATTAACAAAATGAGAGAATTTATTAAAGAAGAACTCCCGGATCTGGTTTCATACCTTACATAA
- a CDS encoding HD domain-containing protein produces MAFSYEAGNESITTISEINKLSHDKKLNKLLTSVLSEVKNYAEAQIAHIKQDAKIGLALSSEKNIDKLLEVIVTDARKMSNADAGTLYIIDKENKNLCFKILQNDTLNVRMGGTSGVNIDLPNVPLFTDGKQNYANVSSYVAITGEIVNISDVYEAQGFDFTGPMKYDASTGYRSKSMLVIPLRNHENDIIGVLQLLNSQDPVTGEVIAFPAEYIDETASLASQAAVALTNTQLIQDLKDLFYSFIKTIATAIDEKSPYTWGHINRVVNLSMMIAEGINKSKKKRFVNTKLDENELEEIRIAAWMHDVGKITTPEYIIDKSTKLQTVFDRINLLETRFNLITRTLENEYLKIKIKHLKTNKNEKKFAMLDSELEEKLKVIENDFELIKSSNIPGELLSEDVVIKLKEIAGKTYLLNNKKQPYISEEELENLIVRKGSITAKERKIIENHAAVTYKILSQLPFPRKLVRVPEYASGHHEKLDGSGYPRALTEEDLPLQSRIIAIADIFEALTAKDRPYKKPMDLKQALKIMSNMKKNNIIDADIYDLFIEKKLYEKFFLNEAKTSPDSRIY; encoded by the coding sequence ATGGCCTTTTCATATGAAGCAGGTAATGAATCCATAACCACCATTTCGGAAATCAATAAACTTTCTCATGATAAAAAACTTAATAAACTATTAACATCGGTTCTATCCGAGGTTAAAAATTATGCCGAAGCTCAAATTGCGCATATCAAACAGGACGCAAAGATCGGTCTTGCTTTATCAAGCGAAAAAAACATTGATAAACTCCTTGAGGTGATAGTTACGGATGCGAGGAAGATGTCAAATGCCGATGCCGGAACTCTTTATATCATTGATAAAGAAAACAAAAATCTTTGTTTTAAAATCCTGCAAAATGATACGCTAAATGTCAGGATGGGAGGAACAAGCGGTGTTAATATTGATCTTCCGAACGTGCCTCTTTTTACGGACGGCAAACAAAATTATGCAAACGTATCTTCATATGTTGCAATAACCGGTGAAATTGTTAATATATCTGATGTGTATGAAGCGCAAGGCTTTGATTTTACCGGACCTATGAAATATGATGCATCTACCGGCTATCGCTCAAAATCCATGCTTGTTATACCCTTAAGAAACCATGAAAATGATATAATTGGTGTTTTGCAACTTTTAAACTCTCAAGACCCGGTAACAGGAGAAGTAATAGCATTTCCGGCTGAATATATTGATGAAACGGCATCTCTTGCATCCCAGGCCGCTGTTGCCCTTACAAATACGCAACTTATTCAGGACTTAAAAGATCTTTTTTATTCTTTCATAAAAACCATTGCAACCGCAATAGATGAAAAATCTCCTTATACTTGGGGGCATATAAACCGCGTTGTAAATTTATCCATGATGATAGCAGAAGGCATTAATAAATCAAAGAAAAAAAGATTCGTTAATACTAAACTTGATGAAAACGAATTAGAAGAAATCCGAATAGCTGCCTGGATGCATGATGTTGGTAAAATCACTACGCCTGAATATATCATTGACAAAAGCACTAAACTTCAAACTGTTTTTGATCGCATAAATCTTTTGGAAACAAGGTTCAATCTTATAACCAGAACACTTGAAAATGAATACCTTAAAATTAAGATCAAACATCTAAAAACCAATAAAAATGAAAAAAAGTTTGCTATGCTTGATTCCGAACTTGAGGAAAAGCTGAAAGTTATAGAAAACGATTTTGAATTAATCAAATCATCAAATATCCCAGGCGAGCTTTTATCAGAAGATGTTGTTATCAAGTTAAAGGAAATTGCCGGCAAAACTTATCTGCTTAATAATAAAAAACAGCCATATATTTCCGAGGAAGAGCTGGAAAATCTGATTGTAAGAAAAGGTTCCATTACTGCAAAAGAACGCAAAATTATTGAAAATCATGCTGCGGTTACATATAAAATCTTAAGCCAGCTGCCTTTTCCGAGAAAACTTGTAAGAGTTCCGGAGTATGCCTCAGGACATCATGAAAAACTTGATGGTTCAGGTTACCCCAGAGCTCTTACAGAAGAAGATCTGCCTTTGCAATCACGAATCATAGCTATTGCAGATATCTTTGAAGCCTTAACAGCTAAGGACCGGCCATATAAAAAACCTATGGATTTAAAACAGGCACTCAAAATAATGAGCAACATGAAAAAAAACAATATTATTGATGCTGATATTTATGATCTTTTTATTGAAAAAAAATTATATGAAAAATTCTTTCTTAATGAAGCTAAAACGAGTCCTGATAGCAGAATCTATTAA
- a CDS encoding SPFH domain-containing protein: MGTDNIFFLENLEWFDETGKELVHRIPESGSGEIKFGAQLTVRQSQAGVFFYKGKAIDAFGPGRHTLKTANIPVLTKLASIPWAMSSPLRAEVYFVNLKVFTNLKWGTRDPVAFKDSQLGLVRLRAFGVFSIQVLQPVLFINSMVGTQGIFTTSETEDYLNSVIVSRFNDYMGETLDSILNLPARYNDIADGLAKRLKDDFGRFGLGLANIYINSITPPPEVQKAIDDKSRMGLFDDMNKLMQMKAAMSIEKAAEADGASTGMGAGLGIMMPAMFAKYFSPNGQPSGKDSLQEAINCVECSHPIGSDAKFCPYCGHQQLIIIRCKKCGKNLTTNSNFCPRCGQPAEEKEKPSSCKKCGGKNLTNSVFCNLCGEKL; encoded by the coding sequence ATGGGAACAGACAATATATTTTTTTTGGAAAATCTTGAATGGTTTGATGAAACAGGCAAAGAACTTGTCCATCGTATTCCTGAATCAGGTTCAGGAGAAATTAAATTCGGAGCACAGCTTACAGTAAGGCAGAGCCAGGCCGGAGTATTCTTTTACAAAGGCAAAGCAATCGATGCCTTTGGCCCGGGACGCCATACTCTAAAAACCGCCAATATACCCGTACTTACAAAACTGGCAAGTATTCCATGGGCTATGTCCAGCCCACTTAGAGCTGAGGTATATTTCGTAAACCTCAAAGTCTTCACAAACTTAAAATGGGGCACAAGGGACCCTGTTGCATTTAAGGATTCACAGTTAGGACTTGTAAGGCTAAGAGCTTTTGGAGTATTCAGCATACAGGTATTGCAACCTGTTCTTTTTATAAACAGCATGGTCGGAACACAGGGCATCTTTACTACCTCTGAAACAGAAGATTATTTAAACAGTGTAATTGTTTCAAGGTTCAATGACTACATGGGCGAAACCCTTGATTCAATATTAAACCTGCCGGCCAGATATAATGACATTGCAGATGGCCTTGCAAAAAGGCTTAAAGACGATTTTGGCCGCTTTGGCCTTGGCCTTGCCAATATTTATATCAATTCAATTACTCCTCCTCCTGAAGTGCAGAAGGCAATAGATGACAAAAGCCGTATGGGACTGTTTGATGATATGAATAAGCTTATGCAGATGAAAGCCGCAATGTCTATTGAGAAGGCGGCGGAAGCTGATGGAGCATCAACAGGCATGGGAGCTGGTTTAGGTATTATGATGCCTGCAATGTTTGCAAAGTACTTCTCACCAAACGGGCAACCGTCAGGCAAAGATAGCTTGCAAGAAGCAATAAACTGCGTAGAATGCAGCCATCCGATAGGTTCAGATGCAAAGTTCTGCCCATACTGCGGGCATCAACAGCTTATTATTATCCGGTGTAAAAAGTGCGGCAAGAACCTTACCACTAATTCAAATTTCTGCCCCCGCTGCGGACAACCTGCAGAAGAAAAAGAAAAACCAAGTTCGTGTAAAAAATGCGGCGGCAAAAATCTTACGAATTCAGTTTTTTGTAATTTGTGTGGTGAAAAGCTTTAA
- a CDS encoding sigma 54-interacting transcriptional regulator: MDINEKDFFHQATIRICGSLEIDYALLHCFEYLKDYIPIDEMWLVLMDKDIGTLRAVAIADSSGARKMDKTIHLPWIVRKELESHDFTPKKVTIINRMELNPLALNLLNVLGYSDSSSLVFSLTTYSDKISILVMRAAGKDRFSDSHAHLVTMLHDPFAIAMSNALRYDDLLKLKEDDNKYLVQELRQLAGEEIIGAESGLKNVMDMVHQVAPWDNPVMLLGETGVGKEVIANAIHYTSQRKDGTFIKVNCGGIPEGLIDSELFGHERGAFTGAVAQKRGRFERAQGGTIFLDEIGDLPLQAQSRLLRVIQQKELERVGGTKTITIDTRIIVATHCNLEEMVAKNTFREDLWYRLSVFPIIIPPLRQRKSDIAALVEHFVKRKSKELNFRSIPPIKSGAIDRLIEYPWRGNVRELENMVERELIQYRGGQLSFEHLMLSHVEEKPFLSKSDGRTLTLDEVDARHILSVLEETNGRINGEGGAAKLLNLHPSTLRFRMDKLGISYGKKNKLSTK; the protein is encoded by the coding sequence ATGGATATCAATGAAAAAGATTTCTTCCATCAGGCTACCATAAGGATTTGCGGTAGCCTTGAGATAGATTATGCATTACTGCATTGTTTTGAGTATTTAAAAGATTATATTCCTATAGATGAAATGTGGCTGGTTTTGATGGATAAAGATATCGGGACATTAAGAGCAGTAGCAATTGCGGATTCTTCAGGTGCAAGAAAAATGGATAAGACCATACATCTTCCCTGGATTGTAAGAAAGGAACTTGAATCCCATGATTTTACTCCAAAAAAAGTTACTATTATTAACAGAATGGAGCTTAATCCTCTTGCGCTTAATTTGTTAAATGTTCTCGGCTACTCCGATTCATCCTCATTGGTTTTTTCTTTGACTACATACAGCGATAAAATAAGTATTCTGGTGATGAGAGCGGCAGGAAAAGACAGGTTTTCAGATTCACATGCCCATTTGGTTACCATGTTACATGACCCGTTTGCCATAGCCATGTCCAATGCTCTAAGATATGATGATTTACTCAAACTGAAAGAAGATGATAACAAATACCTTGTCCAGGAACTGCGTCAACTTGCCGGAGAAGAAATTATAGGTGCTGAATCCGGGTTAAAAAATGTTATGGATATGGTTCATCAGGTAGCGCCATGGGACAATCCGGTAATGCTTTTAGGGGAAACCGGAGTTGGTAAAGAAGTAATTGCAAACGCTATTCATTATACTTCACAACGTAAAGATGGAACATTTATAAAGGTCAACTGTGGTGGTATCCCGGAAGGCCTTATTGACAGCGAATTGTTCGGGCATGAAAGAGGAGCCTTTACAGGTGCTGTTGCTCAAAAAAGAGGGCGATTTGAAAGAGCCCAAGGAGGAACAATTTTTCTTGATGAGATCGGAGATTTACCATTACAGGCACAAAGCAGACTATTGCGGGTTATTCAGCAAAAGGAACTTGAGCGTGTGGGCGGGACAAAAACAATAACGATAGATACCAGAATAATTGTAGCAACGCATTGTAATCTTGAAGAAATGGTTGCAAAAAATACATTCCGTGAAGACCTTTGGTACAGGTTGAGCGTTTTTCCTATTATAATTCCTCCGCTAAGACAGAGGAAATCAGATATTGCCGCGCTGGTTGAGCACTTTGTAAAGCGCAAATCAAAAGAACTTAATTTTCGCAGTATACCACCTATTAAATCCGGGGCAATAGACCGGCTGATTGAATATCCATGGAGGGGAAATGTTCGTGAACTCGAAAATATGGTAGAAAGGGAACTAATCCAATATAGAGGAGGGCAGTTAAGTTTTGAACATTTAATGCTTTCCCATGTTGAAGAAAAACCGTTTCTTTCAAAATCAGACGGCAGAACTCTAACCTTAGATGAGGTTGATGCCCGACATATCCTCTCGGTGCTTGAAGAAACCAACGGAAGAATTAATGGGGAAGGCGGTGCCGCAAAACTTCTTAATTTACATCCAAGCACATTAAGATTCAGGATGGATAAACTTGGAATCAGTTATGGTAAAAAGAACAAACTCAGCACAAAATAA
- a CDS encoding helix-turn-helix domain-containing protein, with amino-acid sequence MPAGRPLATIDLSPEEKKVLEEWACKRTMPKLAFRARLILACSEGKENINIAKVFHISQSTVGKWRSRFIKLRLDGLTDKPRTGAPRKITDEDIKEVIAKTNKLIEAQAPCLSTRFIATECGLTQSTVSRIWRSYALCPAHSQKVKHSKTTGLHERFNNLENGNFKFYKSLGSLIKDYRQRHGINQETLAKTIDISTRELQRWESNQRRAHMNNLHDLSEATGIPMQVCLALNADQPIWYSLRERRFAYSSIEISNFNIENLLKLSEQSNLSNIERYEYISKDKHINLILKSHGDIYGTERLLSKEVLKKANKILGDLNYIAFDCWGHYVGHLVCLPMSFKVYNQLKKEKRWKDYLTVDKISDITDLQEGVFFFYSAFMTNVSIAYTQLIRSAWYLTKVKQKEKYLVVYNMAAKEVKEFFSNFGATMVSCSTGRVEQANAQLVPAMFEIKLDVIAQQLEKSGVLKQITKEQNRITTDSQEIG; translated from the coding sequence ATGCCAGCGGGACGCCCACTTGCCACCATCGATCTGAGCCCGGAGGAAAAAAAAGTTCTGGAGGAATGGGCCTGTAAAAGGACGATGCCAAAATTAGCTTTCAGAGCACGTCTGATACTTGCCTGTTCCGAAGGTAAGGAAAATATTAATATAGCAAAAGTTTTTCATATTTCTCAATCAACTGTCGGAAAATGGCGGTCAAGGTTTATTAAATTACGTTTGGATGGTCTGACAGACAAACCCCGTACAGGAGCTCCACGAAAAATCACCGATGAAGATATAAAAGAAGTGATTGCCAAAACAAATAAGTTAATCGAAGCACAAGCCCCATGCCTCAGCACACGTTTTATCGCAACAGAATGCGGTTTAACACAAAGTACTGTAAGTCGTATCTGGCGCTCCTATGCTTTGTGTCCGGCTCATTCCCAAAAGGTTAAGCACTCAAAAACCACAGGATTGCATGAACGATTTAATAACCTGGAAAATGGTAATTTCAAATTTTATAAATCGCTTGGTTCACTTATCAAAGATTATCGCCAAAGGCACGGAATAAACCAGGAAACTCTGGCGAAAACGATTGATATCAGCACCCGGGAATTGCAAAGATGGGAATCAAACCAACGCCGGGCTCATATGAACAATCTTCACGACTTATCGGAAGCAACCGGCATTCCGATGCAGGTTTGTCTGGCCCTTAATGCGGACCAGCCAATCTGGTATTCGTTAAGAGAAAGACGCTTTGCTTATTCATCAATCGAAATCTCAAATTTTAATATTGAGAATTTATTGAAGTTAAGCGAACAATCAAACCTTAGCAATATTGAAAGATATGAATACATCTCAAAGGACAAACATATCAACTTAATCCTTAAATCTCATGGTGATATCTATGGCACTGAGAGGCTGCTTTCAAAAGAGGTGCTTAAAAAAGCCAATAAAATTCTTGGTGATCTGAATTATATTGCTTTTGACTGTTGGGGCCATTATGTGGGCCATCTTGTCTGTTTGCCCATGAGCTTTAAAGTATATAATCAACTCAAAAAAGAAAAAAGGTGGAAGGATTATCTAACGGTGGATAAGATAAGTGATATAACAGACCTTCAGGAAGGAGTGTTTTTCTTTTATTCGGCGTTCATGACCAATGTCAGCATTGCATACACACAATTGATAAGAAGCGCATGGTATCTTACAAAAGTAAAACAAAAGGAAAAATATTTAGTTGTCTATAATATGGCAGCAAAGGAAGTTAAAGAATTTTTTTCTAATTTTGGAGCAACAATGGTATCTTGCTCTACAGGAAGAGTTGAACAAGCCAATGCTCAACTTGTTCCGGCCATGTTTGAAATAAAATTGGATGTTATAGCGCAACAGCTTGAAAAATCAGGTGTTTTAAAACAGATTACGAAAGAGCAAAATCGGATAACTACAGATTCACAAGAAATAGGATAA
- a CDS encoding cobalamin-dependent protein (Presence of a B(12) (cobalamin)-binding domain implies dependence on cobalamin itself, in one of its several forms, or in some unusual lineages, dependence on a cobalamin-like analog.), which produces MSNKAEMLVKMKEAVIDLDDDLLFELIDEGLKMEISPLDMIIEGMNPGLNIIGEGFDTGKRFMSDLIIAGDMLNDATDKLRPLIEAGGKPMGETMIIGTVEGDVHFIGKRIVGAVFTANGYNVVDIGENKSAKEFAEAAKKHNATVVGASAILSPVKAYCGNVNKALVDEGVRDNLIYIVGGWAFTDEQAEEYGADAAAISAIEAIKKVKMLKSGETSMLKDR; this is translated from the coding sequence ATGTCAAATAAAGCAGAAATGTTGGTAAAGATGAAAGAAGCAGTTATTGATCTTGATGACGACTTATTGTTTGAGTTGATTGACGAGGGGCTTAAAATGGAGATTAGCCCTCTTGATATGATCATAGAAGGTATGAATCCAGGTTTAAACATTATAGGCGAGGGATTTGATACAGGCAAGCGGTTCATGAGCGACCTTATAATTGCCGGTGACATGTTAAATGATGCTACCGACAAGCTGCGTCCTCTTATTGAGGCCGGCGGAAAGCCCATGGGTGAAACGATGATAATAGGAACGGTTGAAGGAGATGTGCATTTTATCGGAAAGCGCATAGTGGGAGCCGTATTTACTGCTAATGGATATAATGTAGTTGATATCGGTGAGAATAAATCTGCAAAGGAATTTGCAGAAGCCGCAAAAAAACATAATGCAACTGTAGTAGGCGCTTCTGCTATTTTATCTCCTGTCAAGGCTTATTGCGGAAATGTAAATAAAGCACTTGTTGATGAAGGTGTTCGGGATAATTTGATTTACATTGTTGGCGGCTGGGCATTTACGGATGAGCAGGCCGAAGAATACGGAGCCGATGCTGCAGCCATCAGCGCTATTGAAGCCATTAAAAAAGTTAAAATGCTAAAGTCAGGCGAGACGAGCATGCTTAAAGACAGATAG